Proteins encoded together in one Aminipila butyrica window:
- a CDS encoding sensor histidine kinase, translating into MLRNREFRQFAMLFFFIAATAVTLGFVIDITAGILLLIAAAAFGIAFFAFTNARYKKIAQISHQIDLVLHNADHLYIVDSDEGELSILHSEITKMTQRIREQNDALKKEKEHLADSLADIAHQLRTPLTSANLILSLLANMPEATQQKAFVREAEELFVQMDWLLTTLLKLSRLDAGIVVFQRTSVEVSALIEASLRPFLISMELHHIQLQLDVPKGIIIQGDASWLSEAMQNIFKNCMESVGENGELEIVCRSTPLFTELTIHDNGPGFEKEDLARLFERFSRGQKTSTVGYGIGLALCKMIITRQNGTITAKNHSQGGAIFTIRFSK; encoded by the coding sequence ATGCTTCGGAATAGAGAATTTCGACAGTTTGCTATGTTGTTTTTCTTCATAGCTGCCACCGCAGTGACCCTGGGATTTGTAATTGATATAACAGCAGGAATCCTTCTCCTGATTGCTGCCGCCGCTTTTGGCATAGCTTTTTTTGCCTTTACCAACGCCCGCTATAAAAAGATTGCTCAGATTTCCCATCAAATCGATCTTGTCCTTCACAACGCGGATCATTTGTACATTGTTGACTCAGACGAGGGGGAACTTTCTATCCTGCACAGTGAAATAACTAAAATGACTCAGCGTATTCGAGAACAAAATGACGCGCTGAAAAAAGAAAAGGAACATCTTGCCGATTCCCTAGCCGACATCGCCCACCAACTTCGCACCCCGCTGACCTCCGCAAACCTCATCCTTTCTCTGTTAGCCAATATGCCCGAGGCAACCCAGCAGAAAGCCTTTGTGCGAGAGGCAGAAGAATTATTTGTACAGATGGATTGGCTGCTTACTACCCTGTTGAAATTGTCTCGACTAGATGCAGGAATTGTGGTCTTCCAGCGCACATCGGTAGAGGTAAGTGCCCTAATAGAGGCCTCCCTTCGTCCCTTTCTCATCTCCATGGAGCTGCACCATATCCAGCTGCAACTGGATGTGCCAAAAGGGATTATCATTCAAGGAGATGCTTCCTGGCTTTCAGAAGCCATGCAAAATATCTTTAAAAACTGTATGGAAAGCGTAGGCGAAAACGGGGAGCTGGAGATTGTTTGCAGATCCACGCCACTGTTTACAGAACTTACAATCCATGACAACGGTCCGGGGTTTGAAAAAGAAGATCTGGCCAGATTATTTGAACGTTTTTCTCGTGGTCAGAAAACAAGCACTGTCGGTTATGGGATTGGACTGGCTCTCTGCAAGATGATTATAACACGGCAGAACGGAACAATTACCGCCAAAAAC
- a CDS encoding response regulator transcription factor → MKRIFLVEDDKAIAKNLMLLLRSEGFITTHASTQEAARALLDEMKFDLALVDISLPDGNGFTLCTEIKEAQDIPVIFLTASGDESSVVTGLNIGADDYITKPFRPRELVARIRTALRKGKRFGLNFDMQGLHVDTASGLVKKDGREIFLSPLEYRLLLLFINNPKQIITRGRLLDELWDAAGEFVHDNTLTVYIKRLREKIENDPVSPQIILTVRGMGYRLGDKHASE, encoded by the coding sequence ATGAAACGGATATTTTTGGTGGAAGACGATAAGGCCATTGCTAAAAACCTTATGTTGCTGCTCCGCTCGGAAGGATTTATCACCACCCACGCCTCTACCCAGGAGGCAGCCCGTGCCCTGCTTGACGAAATGAAATTTGATTTGGCACTTGTTGATATCTCTTTGCCGGATGGAAATGGTTTTACCCTTTGCACCGAGATTAAAGAGGCACAAGATATTCCAGTTATTTTTCTAACAGCTTCTGGAGACGAATCTAGCGTTGTTACCGGACTGAACATAGGTGCAGACGACTATATTACCAAGCCTTTTCGCCCTCGGGAATTAGTTGCGCGAATTCGAACTGCTTTACGAAAGGGCAAGCGTTTTGGTTTAAACTTTGATATGCAAGGACTTCATGTAGACACCGCAAGCGGCCTGGTAAAAAAAGACGGCCGGGAGATTTTCTTGTCTCCTCTGGAATACCGGCTATTGCTGTTGTTTATTAATAATCCCAAACAGATTATCACCAGAGGCAGACTTCTTGATGAGTTATGGGACGCTGCGGGAGAGTTCGTCCATGACAATACACTGACGGTATACATCAAACGCTTGCGGGAGAAGATAGAAAATGATCCCGTAAGCCCACAAATTATTCTGACGGTTCGCGGGATGGGCTATAGATTGGGGGATAAGCATGCTTCGGAATAG
- a CDS encoding MarR family winged helix-turn-helix transcriptional regulator, which translates to MTYHNLMFENQTLFSKMVFSYLMPHALSIGQPKVLEYLSEHDGCMQKDIAQCCMIEPASVTSLLTKMEKDGLVIRKELHNNRRNLYVYLTDLGREKAKYVNEVFSQVESHALDGLSEEEKRFLLELLAKINGNMKDKNI; encoded by the coding sequence ATGACTTATCATAACTTAATGTTTGAGAACCAGACCTTATTTTCAAAAATGGTTTTTTCATATTTAATGCCCCATGCTTTATCTATCGGTCAACCAAAGGTATTGGAGTATTTATCAGAACACGATGGATGCATGCAAAAAGACATTGCACAGTGCTGTATGATTGAGCCTGCTTCCGTTACGAGTCTTTTAACTAAAATGGAAAAGGACGGGTTAGTCATTCGCAAGGAATTGCATAACAATCGCAGAAATTTATATGTGTACCTGACGGACTTAGGCAGAGAAAAGGCCAAGTATGTAAACGAAGTTTTTTCGCAAGTGGAAAGTCATGCATTAGACGGTTTATCAGAAGAGGAAAAACGATTTTTATTAGAATTGCTAGCCAAAATTAACGGGAATATGAAAGATAAAAACATTTGA
- a CDS encoding cytidylate kinase family protein has translation MQKTELLKRYVIFLIGLFINSFGVSFITKASLGTSPISSIPYVLSLAFKPTLGNFTILFSLILIIMQMIILGKKFQMIQLIQIPVSIIFGYFIDYSMLLLSSFQPELYAMKGLSLLIGCFILGFGVYIEVLADVVMLPGEAFVKAITTRFGTDFGTTKVCFDASMTIMAGIMSLLVFQQLRGVREGTIIAALIVGLIAKQFGKTLAPLTLFLFPDTEGENSRAEATYENHYIITVSREFGSNGSRIGEMIAGELGIAYFDHEIIQKAAEKSGYSKEFIESNEEKLTNGLLYDLYLQNFAYVKGEESKREALFHAEQEVIRDFASKSSAVIVGRLANYALKDYKNVYHIFLRADTDYKIRTVQEREHIGFEEAAHKIEKINIERSNHCKFFTGQEWGQAENYDLILNVSKYSMEDVVQKLVAVLPQS, from the coding sequence TTGCAGAAAACAGAATTGCTAAAACGATACGTTATTTTTTTAATTGGCTTATTTATAAACTCATTTGGGGTAAGCTTCATTACCAAAGCAAGCCTTGGAACCTCACCGATTTCCAGTATTCCATATGTACTAAGCTTGGCATTTAAACCAACATTAGGTAACTTTACGATACTTTTTAGTTTGATTTTAATTATAATGCAGATGATAATTCTTGGGAAAAAGTTTCAGATGATTCAGCTGATTCAGATTCCAGTTTCCATTATTTTTGGGTACTTTATTGATTACTCCATGCTTCTATTGAGTTCTTTTCAGCCAGAGCTGTATGCCATGAAGGGGCTTTCTCTTCTGATTGGCTGTTTTATTTTGGGCTTTGGTGTGTACATTGAGGTTCTGGCCGATGTAGTTATGCTGCCGGGAGAAGCCTTCGTAAAAGCCATAACGACAAGATTCGGTACGGATTTTGGCACCACCAAAGTCTGCTTTGATGCTTCTATGACAATCATGGCAGGAATTATGTCTTTATTGGTGTTTCAGCAGCTTAGAGGCGTACGAGAAGGAACTATCATCGCGGCACTGATTGTGGGGCTGATTGCGAAACAATTCGGAAAAACCTTGGCGCCACTTACCCTCTTTCTTTTTCCCGATACAGAGGGGGAAAACAGCAGGGCCGAAGCTACATATGAAAACCATTATATTATTACCGTCAGCCGGGAATTTGGCAGCAATGGAAGCCGGATTGGAGAAATGATTGCCGGGGAGCTCGGCATCGCCTATTTCGATCATGAAATCATTCAAAAAGCTGCTGAAAAAAGCGGCTACAGCAAGGAGTTCATCGAATCAAACGAAGAGAAGCTTACCAATGGCTTACTGTATGATTTATATCTGCAGAATTTTGCGTATGTAAAAGGAGAGGAGTCTAAGAGGGAAGCGTTGTTCCACGCAGAGCAAGAAGTAATCCGAGACTTCGCATCGAAGTCTTCGGCGGTAATAGTTGGCCGATTGGCGAACTATGCTTTAAAAGATTATAAAAATGTTTATCATATTTTTCTGCGTGCCGATACCGACTATAAAATTAGAACCGTTCAGGAGCGTGAACATATCGGTTTTGAAGAGGCAGCACACAAGATTGAAAAAATTAATATTGAACGAAGCAACCATTGCAAGTTCTTCACCGGGCAAGAATGGGGTCAGGCTGAGAACTATGATTTGATTTTAAATGTAAGCAAATACAGCATGGAAGACGTGGTTCAAAAACTGGTAGCTGTTTTGCCCCAAAGCTAA
- a CDS encoding nitroreductase family protein translates to MEEIANRRSIRKYQKKKLEKEKVIQILESARLAPSGSNTQPWSFIVVESQDTKEKLASADHGQTWMLSAPVFIVAVADIRCRISADTKIRLDENSPEPELKQIIRDTAIAMEHILLEAEHRGIAACWTAWFAQDDIRPILNIPEDKYVCGIITLGYGEEAPQQRPRKAIEEMIRYEAWIE, encoded by the coding sequence TTGGAAGAGATAGCAAATAGAAGAAGTATACGCAAGTATCAAAAGAAGAAGCTTGAAAAAGAAAAGGTTATTCAGATACTGGAGAGTGCCAGGCTTGCACCCTCTGGAAGTAATACGCAGCCCTGGTCCTTTATTGTGGTAGAATCCCAGGATACAAAGGAAAAGCTGGCTAGTGCTGACCATGGCCAAACTTGGATGCTGTCAGCTCCTGTATTTATTGTAGCGGTAGCAGATATTCGCTGCCGGATCTCCGCAGATACTAAAATCAGACTGGATGAAAACAGCCCGGAGCCGGAATTGAAACAGATTATTAGGGATACGGCTATTGCCATGGAGCATATCTTGCTTGAAGCGGAGCATCGGGGAATAGCGGCTTGTTGGACAGCTTGGTTTGCACAAGATGACATCCGACCGATTCTCAATATACCCGAAGATAAATATGTGTGCGGAATTATTACCTTGGGGTATGGCGAAGAGGCGCCCCAGCAGCGGCCGAGAAAAGCAATCGAGGAAATGATAAGATATGAAGCTTGGATAGAGTAG
- a CDS encoding class I SAM-dependent DNA methyltransferase translates to MGNTDKFEQIAAAYDTPERIQLAQASAKGIRKCLADMKEKKAIDFGCGTGLVGLELLEHFRSILFLDSSQNMIEQVKKKLLQDNIENADTLCFDLEKAEQTELRADYIFMAQVLLHIGDVKWLLSRLYEILNDNGHLIIVDFDKNEKVTSPLVHCGFDQQELACIMEQMGYGNIRWERFYEGRNIFMGQDATLFVLDAQKI, encoded by the coding sequence ATGGGAAATACAGACAAGTTTGAACAGATAGCTGCCGCTTATGACACCCCGGAGCGGATTCAGCTGGCTCAGGCATCGGCGAAGGGGATTCGCAAATGCTTGGCAGACATGAAAGAAAAAAAGGCTATTGATTTTGGTTGTGGAACAGGCCTTGTGGGACTGGAACTGTTGGAACACTTTCGGTCAATCTTGTTCTTGGATTCCTCCCAGAATATGATTGAGCAAGTAAAAAAGAAGCTTTTGCAGGACAATATAGAAAATGCAGACACCCTGTGTTTTGATTTGGAAAAGGCGGAGCAGACCGAGCTTCGTGCAGACTACATTTTTATGGCTCAAGTTTTGCTTCACATCGGTGATGTAAAATGGCTCTTATCGCGGTTGTACGAAATCTTGAATGACAACGGCCATTTGATAATCGTGGATTTTGACAAGAATGAAAAGGTAACTTCCCCTTTGGTTCACTGTGGATTTGACCAGCAGGAACTGGCTTGTATCATGGAGCAGATGGGTTATGGGAATATCCGCTGGGAGCGTTTTTATGAGGGCCGTAACATCTTTATGGGGCAGGATGCAACTTTATTTGTATTGGATGCTCAAAAAATTTGA
- a CDS encoding RrF2 family transcriptional regulator — MQFSIGVEYALHCLIYMVDIPTGKSVGIKDLAAYQGVSETYLSKVYTKLRKSGIVKSIPGVNGGYELARNPKEISFWDVVEAVEGSSPLFQCAEIRQKELLLDKENLPDSHTKCPCLIKVVMLEAEEQMRQHLRSKTLAWLHQQVAEKVPEEHLQATSDWFNGFR; from the coding sequence ATGCAATTTTCAATCGGCGTAGAATACGCCCTGCATTGTTTGATTTATATGGTAGATATTCCGACAGGAAAGTCCGTCGGGATTAAAGACTTGGCCGCTTATCAAGGCGTATCAGAGACGTATTTGTCTAAGGTGTATACAAAATTGAGAAAGTCGGGGATTGTAAAGTCCATTCCCGGGGTCAACGGCGGCTATGAATTGGCTCGAAACCCTAAGGAGATTAGCTTCTGGGACGTAGTGGAGGCCGTGGAAGGCAGTTCTCCCCTCTTTCAGTGCGCAGAGATTCGGCAGAAAGAATTGTTGCTGGACAAAGAAAATCTACCGGATTCTCACACGAAATGCCCCTGCCTGATTAAAGTAGTCATGTTGGAAGCGGAGGAACAGATGCGGCAGCACCTGAGAAGCAAGACCCTGGCCTGGCTCCACCAACAGGTAGCAGAAAAGGTTCCGGAGGAGCACCTGCAAGCTACCAGCGATTGGTTCAATGGATTCCGCTAA